A portion of the Limanda limanda chromosome 3, fLimLim1.1, whole genome shotgun sequence genome contains these proteins:
- the dtwd1 gene encoding tRNA-uridine aminocarboxypropyltransferase 1 yields MSGLDPDQHLQLGCRDKTTVSSDSSDSRDPAKQPLHGLKLASHAVLEKAQQRGRLKCSKCGGSRMFFCYTCCSLLGVSLQEIPSLKLPVKIDIIKHPNETDGKSTAIHAKILAQSDVTIYTYPIIPDYEKDKVVLVFPGPGAVSVQDMMQCLHDRSDSRSHDPGEPCIKRLKSEEVQGAAHAAERGGTPEEAEGSESRVFPLQRVVFIDSTWNQTNKISTDERLQDLLQVELRARKTCFWRHQKGKPDTYLSTIEAIYYFLKDFHEHCLAREYKGEYDNLLFFYSYLHSVVNKAKISAGKC; encoded by the exons ATGAGCGGCCTGGATCCGGACCAGCATCTCCAGCTCGGTTGCCGTGACAAAACAACAGTCTCCAGCGATTCATCAGACTCTCGTGATCCGGCCAAGCAGCCTCTCCACGGTCTAAAATTGGCTTCACATGCAGTGCTGGAGAAAGCGCAGCAGAGGGGCAGGTTGAAATGCTCTAAATGTGGAGGATCAAGGATGTTTTTCTGCTACACATGCTGCTCGTTACTGGGTGTCAGCCTGCAAGAAATCCCCTCACTCAAG CTTCCAGTGAAGATCGACATCATCAAGCATCCAAATGAGACAGATGGCAAGAGCACCGCGATCCACGCCAAGATCCTTGCACAGAGCGACGTCACCATATACACCTACCCCATCATACCTGATTACGAGAAGGACAAG gtggtgctggtgttccCTGGTCCAGGGGCTGTCTCGGTCCAAGACATGATGCAGTGCTTGCATGACAGGTCTGACAGCAGGTCACATGACCCCGGTGAACCCTGCATCAAGAGGCTGAAAAGTGAGGAAGTTCAAGGCGCCGCACACGCTGCGGAGAGGGGGGGGACcccagaggaggcagagggctCCGAGTCCAGGGTGTTTCCCCTGCAGAGGGTGGTCTTCATTGACAGCACATGGAACCAGACCAACAAGATCAGCACAGATGAGAGACTGCAAG ATTTGCTCCAGGTCGAGCTCAGGGCGAGGAAAACATGTTTCTGGCGCCATCAGAAGGGCAAGCCAGACACCTACCTGTCTACCATCGAGGCTATTTATTATTTCCTCAAAGACTTCCACGAGCACTGCCTGGCTCGGGAGTATAAAGGAGAATATGACAACCTTCTGTTCTTCTACTCCTACTTGCACTCAGTCGTCAACAAAGCCAAGATTTCTGCTGGAAAGTGCTGA